A DNA window from Thermococcus sp. 4557 contains the following coding sequences:
- a CDS encoding cobaltochelatase subunit CobN has translation MICFILGYGARPLPLLREILEEERIDGLVLTDQNCERELERIEKSDVIFIYAHGLPEIVEERIKESRAKVIACAGLEGLANVPEEFLIKAKTYYVLGGEKNLRNLVRFLASLAGAEIDYEAPQEVPMHGIYHPELGLFESLDEYLKAYGKRPLIGVLFWRSAWLYKEFRPIGELIKALEGEGFGVVPVFTYGKDSRTGLGREKSEAVEEFFMKDGKPVVEALVSLISFGTVELKNLGRLNVPVFAPIRSYYQSLEDWKKSEKGVDYMTQVYGVIIPEVAGAIEPIFIAGTRNIEGYKRGEPYEEHMRYLARRVKKWIELRKKPKDEVRIAIVLINPPCKGLEANVAVGFGLDVPESIVRLLQGLKEEGYYVGEDLPENGEELIKLILERKAISEFRWTSVEEIVKSGGAIDFVGLEEYLEWFNELPEDLRERIVRDWGRPEDVLAGKVDKALVGMVHDGKFVVPGIRFGNVFITPQPKFGCAGARCDGKVCRILHDPRIVPPHQWWAVYRWITRKFKADVIVHFGTHGYLEFRPGKGVGLSPSCVPEASLDDVPHLYVYAVSNPMEGVIAKRRSYAALVDHIYPPMGMAEVLDDLDSLLTQYAKAKNLGDEARRKKIYEQILEKAKENRLRIADPESEEQTIEEIHRYVELMRGSQINLGLHIFGYPPEEPERLAEYVATAMAYDSYASPSIRRVIAEAVDLDYDEMKKNPLGTTNGFTNRELLEIFHKIAVKSLERLLKGEGFEVIGEEIEKFGFKVKKKEKLEETFRKALEVGEKIIECKKEHEGFLKGLSGEYVEPGPSGAITRGKFEILPTGRNFYAVDPRTLPTKAAWQVGIETAEKLLEEYRKKHGKYPESVGQVLWSIDGYKADGEQMAQILYLIGVRPVWKGDVVAGLEVIPLEELGRPRIDVLVRISGIVRDTLPNYIYLIDEAIEKVVTLDEPLEMNYTRKHYVGHIKKLIELGKSFEEARRFARFRVFSAPPGAYGAGVNLAVESSGWGSDEDLAKVWIQWSGYAYGKDTFGVEAYDSLVLSLKEVDVINRNHISDEHDPTNCCCYFAHHGGFKAAVDALTGKNAEVVQTDTRDISDTKIVDMKVELERVVRAKLLNERWIEEMKKHGYRGASEFSKKINHIYGWEATTKLVEDWVFDEIAGKYVLDEEMRKWFEEHNPYAIEEIARRLIEAYERGLWETSEELIERLMEVYSEIEGILEESLGEGEVQGGTIEIYTAEDDEHWSENMREVEGIWSLVKND, from the coding sequence ATGATATGCTTCATCTTAGGATACGGCGCGAGGCCCCTACCCCTGCTGAGGGAGATACTTGAGGAGGAGAGAATAGATGGGCTCGTGCTCACCGACCAGAACTGCGAGAGGGAGCTGGAGAGGATAGAGAAATCGGATGTAATCTTCATCTACGCCCACGGGCTTCCTGAAATAGTGGAGGAGAGGATTAAAGAAAGCAGAGCTAAAGTCATCGCCTGCGCCGGCCTGGAGGGCCTGGCAAACGTCCCGGAGGAGTTTCTGATAAAGGCCAAGACCTACTACGTCCTTGGGGGTGAAAAGAACCTGAGGAACCTGGTCAGGTTCCTTGCGAGCCTCGCTGGAGCGGAGATTGATTACGAAGCTCCCCAGGAGGTGCCGATGCACGGCATCTATCACCCTGAACTGGGCCTTTTTGAAAGCCTGGACGAATACCTGAAAGCCTACGGGAAGAGGCCCCTCATTGGAGTTCTCTTCTGGAGGAGTGCCTGGCTTTACAAGGAGTTCAGACCAATTGGAGAGCTCATCAAGGCCCTTGAGGGGGAAGGCTTTGGGGTAGTCCCGGTCTTCACCTACGGAAAAGACTCAAGGACGGGGCTTGGGAGGGAGAAGAGCGAGGCCGTTGAGGAGTTCTTCATGAAGGATGGAAAGCCGGTTGTAGAAGCTCTGGTGAGCTTAATCTCCTTCGGCACGGTCGAGCTGAAGAACCTGGGGAGGCTCAACGTCCCGGTCTTCGCCCCGATAAGGTCCTACTACCAGTCCCTTGAGGATTGGAAGAAAAGCGAGAAGGGCGTTGACTACATGACTCAGGTCTATGGGGTAATAATTCCGGAAGTTGCGGGTGCAATTGAGCCGATTTTCATAGCCGGAACCAGAAACATTGAGGGCTACAAGAGGGGCGAGCCCTATGAAGAGCACATGAGGTACCTGGCCAGAAGGGTGAAGAAGTGGATTGAGCTCAGGAAGAAGCCCAAGGATGAAGTTAGGATAGCAATCGTTTTGATAAACCCGCCGTGCAAAGGCCTTGAGGCAAACGTCGCCGTTGGCTTCGGCCTGGATGTTCCCGAGAGCATCGTCAGACTTCTGCAGGGGCTCAAAGAAGAAGGCTACTACGTTGGCGAAGACCTGCCGGAGAACGGTGAAGAGCTGATAAAGCTTATCCTGGAGAGGAAGGCTATAAGCGAGTTCAGGTGGACGAGCGTTGAGGAGATCGTCAAAAGCGGAGGAGCAATTGACTTCGTGGGCCTGGAGGAGTATCTGGAGTGGTTCAACGAGCTGCCGGAGGACTTGAGGGAAAGAATCGTCAGGGACTGGGGAAGACCTGAGGATGTCCTGGCTGGAAAAGTTGACAAAGCGCTGGTTGGTATGGTCCACGACGGAAAGTTCGTCGTCCCGGGGATAAGGTTTGGAAACGTCTTCATAACCCCCCAGCCCAAGTTCGGCTGCGCCGGGGCCAGGTGCGACGGAAAAGTTTGTAGAATTTTGCATGACCCAAGGATAGTCCCACCGCACCAGTGGTGGGCCGTTTACAGGTGGATAACGCGGAAATTCAAGGCTGATGTAATAGTTCACTTCGGAACCCACGGCTACCTTGAATTCAGGCCCGGAAAAGGCGTTGGGCTCTCCCCCTCGTGTGTTCCTGAGGCGAGCCTGGACGACGTTCCTCACCTCTACGTTTATGCTGTCTCCAACCCGATGGAGGGAGTCATTGCCAAGAGGAGAAGCTACGCAGCGCTTGTAGACCACATCTACCCCCCGATGGGAATGGCGGAGGTTCTGGACGATTTGGACTCCCTCCTGACCCAGTATGCAAAGGCTAAGAACTTGGGAGACGAGGCAAGGAGAAAGAAGATTTACGAGCAGATTCTTGAGAAGGCCAAAGAAAACAGGCTGAGAATAGCGGACCCGGAAAGTGAAGAGCAGACGATAGAGGAAATCCACCGCTACGTTGAGCTGATGAGGGGCTCCCAGATAAACCTCGGCCTGCACATCTTCGGCTATCCGCCAGAGGAGCCCGAGAGGCTGGCAGAATACGTTGCCACTGCAATGGCCTATGATTCCTACGCTTCCCCTTCGATTAGGAGAGTCATAGCCGAGGCAGTAGACCTGGACTACGATGAGATGAAAAAGAACCCCCTGGGAACTACAAACGGGTTCACGAACAGAGAACTGTTGGAAATCTTCCACAAGATAGCAGTCAAGAGCCTGGAGCGTTTGCTTAAGGGAGAAGGCTTTGAAGTCATTGGGGAAGAAATTGAGAAGTTTGGATTTAAAGTCAAGAAGAAAGAAAAGCTTGAAGAAACGTTTAGAAAAGCCCTGGAAGTTGGGGAGAAAATAATTGAGTGTAAAAAGGAGCACGAAGGATTCTTGAAGGGACTGAGTGGAGAATACGTTGAACCCGGCCCCTCAGGCGCGATAACGAGGGGGAAGTTCGAAATTCTGCCAACGGGAAGGAACTTCTATGCAGTTGATCCAAGGACTCTGCCGACTAAAGCGGCGTGGCAGGTAGGGATTGAAACCGCGGAGAAGCTCCTGGAGGAATACAGGAAAAAGCACGGAAAATACCCGGAAAGCGTCGGACAGGTTCTCTGGAGCATAGACGGTTATAAGGCGGATGGAGAGCAGATGGCCCAGATTCTGTACCTGATTGGAGTCAGACCGGTTTGGAAGGGGGACGTGGTTGCCGGGCTTGAAGTCATACCTCTGGAGGAGCTCGGAAGGCCGAGGATTGACGTTCTGGTGAGGATAAGCGGAATCGTGAGGGACACGCTGCCGAACTATATCTACCTGATTGACGAGGCCATAGAGAAGGTCGTTACGCTGGATGAGCCCTTGGAGATGAACTACACTAGAAAGCACTACGTTGGGCACATCAAAAAGCTCATTGAGCTCGGAAAGAGCTTTGAGGAAGCACGGAGGTTCGCAAGGTTTAGGGTTTTCTCGGCCCCACCGGGTGCCTACGGGGCTGGAGTGAATTTAGCGGTTGAATCATCGGGCTGGGGGAGTGACGAGGACTTAGCTAAGGTGTGGATTCAGTGGAGCGGCTATGCCTACGGAAAGGATACCTTTGGCGTTGAAGCATATGACTCGCTGGTTCTGAGCCTAAAAGAGGTGGACGTAATCAACAGAAACCACATAAGCGACGAGCACGACCCGACGAACTGCTGCTGCTATTTTGCCCATCACGGAGGGTTCAAGGCCGCAGTTGATGCCCTAACCGGCAAGAACGCTGAAGTGGTTCAGACGGACACGAGGGACATAAGCGATACCAAAATCGTTGACATGAAAGTTGAGCTCGAGAGGGTCGTCAGAGCAAAGCTCCTCAACGAGCGGTGGATTGAGGAGATGAAGAAGCACGGCTACCGGGGGGCGAGCGAGTTCTCCAAGAAGATCAACCACATATACGGCTGGGAGGCGACAACAAAGCTCGTTGAAGACTGGGTTTTTGACGAGATAGCAGGGAAATACGTTCTGGATGAAGAGATGAGAAAATGGTTCGAGGAACACAACCCCTACGCCATCGAGGAGATCGCGAGAAGGCTGATTGAAGCCTATGAGCGCGGCCTGTGGGAGACGAGTGAGGAGCTCATTGAAAGGCTCATGGAGGTTTATTCGGAAATCGAAGGAATTCTGGAAGAAAGCCTTGGTGAAGGGGAAGTCCAGGGCGGGACGATTGAAATCTACACGGCTGAAGACGACGAACACTGGAGTGAAAACATGAGGGAGGTGGAGGGAATATGGAGCCTCGTGAAAAACGATTAG
- a CDS encoding ABC transporter ATP-binding protein: MLEVRGLSFSYGDFSIEGVTLEVKEGEVVTLLGPNGSGKTTILKAIYGLLKPKERCVFIEGRDFHELPIRERAKLAGYVPQSHTPPFPYTVLDVVVTGLASQLGPFESPGNEHYEKALEKLRLLGLERFKDKPYTQLSGGQMQLVLIARALVQEPRVLLLDEPTAHLDFKNQVKVLGIVKRLARKEGISAIMTLHDPNLASLYSDRIALVKEGRIRAVGRPHEVLREEILRDVYGVPVCVLEFDGFRLILPRTEVIQ; this comes from the coding sequence ATGCTTGAGGTCAGAGGCCTGTCGTTCAGCTACGGTGATTTCAGCATCGAAGGGGTCACCCTCGAGGTGAAGGAAGGGGAAGTTGTGACGCTCCTCGGCCCTAACGGAAGCGGGAAGACCACCATACTGAAGGCCATCTACGGCCTGCTGAAGCCAAAGGAGAGGTGCGTCTTCATTGAGGGGCGGGACTTCCATGAACTGCCCATCAGGGAGAGGGCCAAGCTGGCCGGCTACGTCCCCCAGTCCCACACGCCGCCCTTCCCCTACACGGTTCTGGACGTGGTCGTCACGGGTTTGGCTTCCCAGCTCGGCCCCTTTGAGAGCCCTGGAAATGAGCACTACGAGAAGGCCCTCGAAAAGCTCAGACTTCTTGGACTCGAGCGCTTTAAGGATAAACCTTACACCCAGCTGAGCGGCGGTCAGATGCAGCTGGTTCTGATAGCGAGGGCCCTCGTCCAGGAGCCGAGGGTTCTGCTCCTCGACGAGCCAACGGCTCACCTTGACTTCAAGAATCAGGTCAAAGTCCTCGGGATAGTCAAGAGGCTCGCACGGAAGGAGGGCATCTCGGCCATCATGACGCTCCACGACCCCAACTTGGCCTCCCTCTACTCCGACAGGATAGCCCTCGTCAAGGAGGGCAGGATTCGGGCCGTCGGGAGGCCGCATGAAGTCCTGCGGGAGGAGATACTCCGCGATGTCTACGGCGTCCCCGTGTGCGTCCTTGAGTTCGACGGCTTCAGGCTCATACTCCCCAGAACGGAGGTGATTCAATGA